One stretch of Cohnella algarum DNA includes these proteins:
- a CDS encoding ISAzo13 family transposase, with the protein MQNTLKQRYEQLSPFLNERQRRLFAATEALAYGRGGIAFVERELGISHKVIQAGIRELKNPEQIDPERIRKSGGGRKRTVDTDPTLLSDLEKLIDPATRGEPDSPLRWTNKSTRKLAAALNEMGHKTDNKMVATLLHELGYSLQANRKTEEGGRHEDRDAQFQHIHDQVQAFQNEGEPVISVDTKKKELVGDFKNGGVEWQPKGSPEKVRVHDFQIPELGKVNPYGVYDLSANAGWVSVGTDHDTAAFAVESIRRWWTAMGQATYPNATKLLITADGGGSNGSRVRLWKTELQTLSDETGLSLSVCHFPPGTSKWNKIEHRLFSCITQNWRGKPLTSHEVIVNLIASTTTTTGLKVQAELDTTAYPKGIKVTDEELAQVNLEKNDFHGEWNYTISPRNR; encoded by the coding sequence ATGCAGAATACGTTGAAGCAACGTTACGAACAATTGAGCCCCTTTCTGAATGAACGTCAGAGACGATTATTTGCGGCAACTGAAGCCCTCGCTTATGGTCGTGGAGGGATCGCATTCGTCGAACGAGAATTGGGAATCAGTCATAAAGTCATCCAAGCGGGCATTCGGGAATTGAAGAACCCGGAGCAGATCGACCCTGAACGGATTCGGAAATCGGGTGGGGGTCGGAAGCGAACGGTGGATACGGATCCGACGCTGCTGAGCGATCTGGAGAAGTTGATTGATCCCGCTACCCGAGGTGAACCCGACTCGCCTCTGCGCTGGACGAACAAGAGTACGCGTAAACTCGCTGCCGCCTTGAATGAAATGGGGCACAAGACCGACAACAAGATGGTAGCCACGCTATTACACGAGCTCGGCTACAGTCTGCAGGCCAATCGAAAAACAGAAGAAGGCGGTCGTCATGAAGACCGTGATGCGCAATTTCAGCATATTCACGATCAGGTGCAGGCCTTCCAAAACGAAGGAGAGCCGGTGATCTCCGTGGATACCAAGAAAAAAGAGTTGGTCGGCGACTTCAAAAACGGCGGTGTCGAATGGCAACCCAAAGGCAGCCCGGAGAAGGTACGCGTTCATGATTTTCAAATCCCCGAGCTCGGAAAAGTCAATCCATACGGCGTCTATGATCTCAGCGCGAATGCCGGATGGGTGAGCGTAGGCACGGATCACGATACGGCAGCTTTTGCGGTAGAAAGCATCCGCCGTTGGTGGACGGCGATGGGTCAAGCTACCTATCCAAACGCCACGAAGCTCCTGATCACAGCGGATGGAGGCGGAAGCAACGGCTCTCGTGTACGGCTGTGGAAGACGGAGTTGCAGACGTTGTCGGACGAAACGGGGTTGTCCCTATCGGTCTGCCACTTTCCACCGGGGACGAGCAAATGGAACAAGATTGAGCATCGTCTGTTTTCATGCATCACCCAGAATTGGCGGGGAAAGCCGCTAACCAGCCACGAGGTCATTGTCAATCTGATTGCGTCCACGACGACAACAACCGGGCTGAAGGTACAGGCCGAGTTGGACACAACAGCGTACCCAAAAGGAATCAAAGTAACGGATGAAGAACTGGCCCAAGTAAACCTAGAAAAAAATGACTTTCATGGAGAATGGAATTACACGATTTCACCTAGAAATAGGTAG
- a CDS encoding glycoside hydrolase domain-containing protein has translation MDEMVLAVQEWLNDTYETVSGFTPIDEDGITGWGTIRGLTMALQIELGISPVDGSFGPQTMNACPTLSTSSESGNLVKIVQGALFCKGYDPTGFTGTYGNGTKTAISNLQSDAGLSNPDGITTPMIFKALLSMDAFVNLGDANIRTIQQNLNDDYSHVYGPHLGLIPCDGLTSKNLIRALIYALQIETNNPAPDGVWGPQTLSLIPTVSQGSTRTKLVYLLQYGLYLNNFDPIVFNGIFDATVKQRVLAFQEFCKLTADGIAGKQTFASLFISYGDKNRPGTACDCVTTITPERARTLYNSGYRYVGRYLVGDWKNIKPGELETIFAAGLRVFPIYQTSGNDVNYFTTFQGAKDAITATSAAMSYGFKTNTIIYFAVDFDCLDGQVTSHIIPYFRALNNTMQLGGGKYKIGIYGPRNVCSRVSDLGLAVTSFVSDMSSGFSGNLGYPLPFNWAIDQIATITIGSDAGQIEIDKNIYSGRDLCADSVEDESELPFDPELENQIFFGYIDEIYQLAINRTNGNVYDANQKVMQYIRKQQGYDEFIWTLAAGSIDNDFCDLVDATLGNTVEKLYDPRLFAA, from the coding sequence ATGGATGAAATGGTACTGGCGGTGCAAGAGTGGCTAAACGATACGTATGAAACGGTGTCTGGGTTTACTCCTATTGACGAGGATGGTATTACGGGGTGGGGAACCATCCGTGGCTTAACCATGGCCCTCCAAATCGAACTAGGAATCTCACCAGTTGACGGCAGTTTCGGGCCACAGACAATGAATGCATGTCCAACTCTTTCTACATCATCTGAATCAGGAAACCTTGTTAAAATTGTTCAAGGTGCATTGTTCTGCAAAGGATACGACCCAACAGGTTTTACAGGTACTTATGGTAACGGTACAAAGACAGCCATTTCAAATTTACAATCTGATGCCGGTTTATCGAATCCGGATGGAATTACAACACCAATGATTTTTAAGGCACTTCTCTCCATGGATGCATTTGTTAACCTCGGGGATGCAAATATCCGGACTATTCAACAAAACCTAAACGACGATTACAGTCATGTGTATGGACCACATTTGGGGCTAATTCCATGTGACGGATTGACGTCGAAGAATCTAATTAGAGCCCTTATTTATGCACTGCAAATTGAGACAAATAATCCGGCACCTGATGGAGTATGGGGACCGCAAACCCTTTCTCTAATTCCAACTGTTTCTCAAGGTAGCACTCGGACGAAATTGGTTTACTTGTTGCAATATGGATTGTATCTTAACAATTTTGATCCCATTGTCTTTAATGGCATCTTTGATGCAACTGTAAAGCAACGAGTGTTGGCCTTCCAAGAGTTTTGTAAGTTGACGGCCGATGGTATTGCAGGAAAACAAACATTTGCATCACTATTTATTAGCTATGGTGATAAAAACCGACCAGGTACAGCATGTGATTGCGTAACAACCATTACGCCGGAGCGGGCGCGAACCCTATATAATAGCGGCTACCGCTATGTCGGAAGGTATCTTGTTGGAGATTGGAAAAACATCAAACCGGGAGAGTTGGAAACCATCTTTGCAGCTGGGCTTCGTGTTTTTCCAATTTATCAAACTTCCGGTAATGACGTAAACTACTTTACAACTTTTCAAGGGGCAAAAGATGCTATCACAGCAACTAGCGCTGCAATGAGTTATGGATTTAAAACTAATACTATCATATATTTTGCTGTTGATTTTGATTGTCTCGACGGACAAGTGACGAGCCATATTATTCCATATTTCCGGGCGCTTAATAATACGATGCAATTAGGTGGTGGAAAATACAAAATTGGGATCTATGGACCGCGGAATGTCTGCAGCCGTGTATCCGACCTTGGCCTTGCTGTTACAAGTTTTGTTAGTGATATGTCTTCAGGTTTTAGTGGCAATTTAGGTTACCCGCTTCCATTCAACTGGGCTATAGACCAAATCGCGACGATCACTATTGGTAGTGACGCAGGACAAATCGAAATCGATAAGAATATATACTCTGGGAGAGATCTGTGCGCAGATTCAGTAGAAGATGAATCTGAACTTCCATTCGATCCAGAACTAGAAAACCAAATTTTTTTTGGATATATTGATGAGATTTATCAGCTAGCAATTAATAGAACAAACGGTAACGTATATGATGCAAATCAAAAGGTAATGCAATATATAAGAAAGCAACAGGGATATGATGAATTTATATGGACATTAGCTGCAGGATCAATCGATAATGATTTCTGTGATCTTGTAGATGCTACACTGGGAAATACAGTTGAAAAACTATATGATCCCCGTTTGTTCGCCGCCTGA
- a CDS encoding DUF6431 domain-containing protein — protein MSKILYFGLSCKAYLRTFGNQSPDVQLCCENCGRLLHKHGRYWRGIVTKHEVIQIPIYRRYCPTCRITISLLPEFLIPWARYATWVREAALKRKHKGFSWRQTTESTTTPAVCYSRRTLKRWWARHLRRAADAALWVAGKLVAQGDDTDMLHLYPTMMNPTPMDTLDWLDKLLPRFIPAGASRRGYWTFLNARLPVASRL, from the coding sequence ATGTCAAAAATACTTTATTTCGGCCTTTCTTGCAAGGCTTATTTACGCACATTCGGAAATCAATCTCCTGACGTCCAGCTCTGCTGTGAAAACTGCGGTCGGCTTCTCCATAAACACGGTCGTTATTGGCGAGGAATTGTGACGAAGCATGAGGTCATCCAGATCCCGATCTACCGTCGATATTGTCCTACCTGTAGAATAACAATCTCCCTCCTGCCGGAGTTCCTGATTCCATGGGCCCGGTATGCGACTTGGGTGCGAGAAGCGGCATTAAAGCGCAAGCACAAGGGATTCTCTTGGCGGCAGACGACAGAAAGCACAACAACTCCTGCCGTGTGTTATAGCCGCCGTACGTTGAAACGCTGGTGGGCAAGACATCTGCGCCGCGCAGCGGATGCAGCACTATGGGTTGCTGGGAAACTCGTAGCCCAGGGGGACGACACGGATATGCTCCACCTTTACCCCACCATGATGAACCCAACGCCAATGGATACATTGGATTGGCTGGACAAACTGTTACCCCGATTCATCCCCGCTGGCGCATCCAGACGGGGCTATTGGACGTTTCTAAATGCGAGGTTACCTGTAGCATCACGCTTATAA
- a CDS encoding DDE-type integrase/transposase/recombinase produces the protein MDEQARQQEANFRYGLIASLVSRKLDPGEQMALMREIVSHEYETSSGQRRRISLRTLERYLKAYREGGWEALLPSVRADKLTTREIPEDVLAKAIALKQEQPGRSVRQIIAILELAAFVAPGTLKESTLSKQLRRRGVTRKALLNTGWSHFRRFEATHRNSMWQGDVQHTLYLPHPDKPGKKVMAYLVIFIDDYSRFVVHGQFYFEERVARLEDCLKKAILKNGVPEMIYVDNGAIYSSHHFERICGRLGAELKHTRPGRPMGRGKQEKFFRFVDQSFVPEAYDLIEQGKIQTLNDLNRFFSAWLEIAYHQKVHNSFKQRPVDRYQKDDHPIRMLPPHELIEVFLLEESRKVDKTGCISLLGTIFEVQTELAGSKIQVRFDPHDLSVIQVWKDGQRYEDAKPMKLRDPKNRPKQDEPKAVMQPPKTGLNYVELLVEEQKRQTREAQGAALSRAMKEVNRS, from the coding sequence ATGGATGAGCAAGCAAGGCAGCAAGAAGCCAACTTCCGTTATGGCTTAATTGCATCACTGGTTAGCCGCAAATTGGATCCCGGAGAACAGATGGCGTTGATGCGCGAAATTGTAAGCCATGAGTATGAAACGTCGTCGGGACAGCGAAGGAGAATTAGTCTACGAACGCTTGAGCGATATTTAAAAGCGTATCGCGAAGGCGGATGGGAGGCGCTGTTGCCCTCCGTCCGAGCAGACAAACTCACGACCAGGGAAATCCCCGAGGATGTGCTTGCCAAAGCGATTGCCTTAAAGCAGGAGCAACCCGGCCGAAGCGTCAGGCAGATTATTGCGATTCTGGAACTGGCGGCATTCGTGGCCCCCGGCACCCTGAAAGAAAGCACGCTTAGCAAGCAGCTTCGCCGCCGCGGCGTCACGCGCAAAGCGTTACTGAATACGGGGTGGAGCCACTTTCGCCGGTTTGAAGCCACGCACCGAAATAGCATGTGGCAAGGCGATGTGCAGCATACCCTTTACCTTCCGCATCCGGACAAGCCCGGCAAGAAGGTCATGGCCTATCTGGTTATTTTCATTGACGATTACTCTCGCTTCGTTGTGCATGGCCAGTTCTATTTCGAGGAACGTGTGGCCCGGCTGGAGGATTGCCTGAAGAAGGCGATTTTAAAGAACGGAGTGCCGGAAATGATCTATGTCGATAACGGCGCCATCTATTCTTCACACCATTTTGAGCGGATTTGCGGGCGACTGGGGGCAGAGCTTAAGCATACTCGCCCCGGACGTCCTATGGGACGCGGGAAGCAAGAAAAGTTCTTCCGATTTGTCGACCAGAGCTTTGTGCCGGAGGCATACGACCTGATTGAACAAGGGAAGATCCAGACGCTTAACGATTTGAATCGATTCTTCTCGGCGTGGCTTGAGATTGCTTACCACCAGAAAGTCCACAACAGCTTTAAGCAGCGCCCAGTCGACCGATACCAAAAAGACGACCACCCGATTCGCATGTTGCCGCCGCATGAACTCATAGAAGTATTCTTGCTGGAGGAATCCCGCAAAGTGGACAAAACGGGATGCATCTCGCTGCTGGGCACGATATTCGAGGTCCAGACAGAGCTTGCCGGCTCGAAGATTCAGGTGCGATTCGATCCGCACGACCTGTCCGTCATCCAGGTGTGGAAGGACGGCCAGCGCTATGAAGACGCGAAGCCAATGAAGCTCCGCGATCCGAAAAACCGGCCGAAGCAGGATGAACCGAAGGCCGTCATGCAACCGCCGAAGACGGGCCTCAACTATGTGGAATTATTGGTGGAAGAACAGAAACGGCAGACCCGCGAAGCGCAAGGCGCTGCGCTTTCGCGAGCGATGAAAGAGGTGAATCGCTCATGA
- a CDS encoding ExeA family protein: MIRGFFGWERVPFTREIETRHLHRSKRFEECVARMQYMVMTRSIGCVTGEIGCGKSTAVRYLKDQLDPNKYRFIYLSDANLKPRDFYRELLHHFGLPPKFLRSEAKRQFQHLVWDLYENQQKVAVIVVDEAHLLSGDMLQEIRFLTNFRMDSISPLALLLIGQPELQATLQLRIFKPITQRMNVRFHLECLSLEECRDYISHQLEVAGSTGPVFTTEAMDAIYAHARGICREINNVCTAALLDAVLRKDKMIDTVHVTRILAEFKEQ; the protein is encoded by the coding sequence ATGATTCGTGGTTTCTTCGGGTGGGAGCGCGTTCCGTTCACCCGGGAGATTGAAACACGGCATCTGCACCGCTCCAAGCGATTCGAAGAATGTGTAGCACGGATGCAGTATATGGTGATGACTCGCTCGATTGGCTGCGTCACCGGTGAAATTGGCTGCGGCAAGTCGACAGCCGTTCGCTACTTGAAAGACCAACTGGATCCGAACAAGTACCGGTTTATCTATCTGTCGGATGCGAATCTGAAACCAAGGGACTTTTACCGTGAACTCCTCCACCACTTCGGCTTGCCGCCCAAGTTTCTGCGCAGCGAAGCCAAACGGCAATTCCAGCACCTCGTATGGGATTTGTACGAGAACCAGCAGAAGGTCGCCGTTATTGTCGTGGATGAAGCGCACCTGCTTTCAGGAGACATGCTGCAAGAAATACGCTTTTTGACGAATTTTCGTATGGACTCGATTTCGCCGCTTGCCCTGCTGCTCATTGGACAGCCGGAACTACAGGCCACGTTGCAACTGAGAATCTTCAAGCCGATTACACAGCGGATGAACGTGCGTTTTCATTTGGAATGCTTGTCGCTCGAGGAGTGCCGCGATTACATCTCCCACCAATTGGAGGTTGCCGGAAGTACAGGGCCGGTGTTTACGACAGAAGCGATGGACGCCATATACGCGCATGCTCGGGGGATATGCCGAGAGATAAATAACGTCTGCACCGCTGCGCTTCTGGATGCAGTGCTGCGAAAAGACAAAATGATTGATACCGTCCATGTGACGAGGATCCTAGCTGAATTTAAGGAACAGTGA
- a CDS encoding DUF5348 domain-containing protein, with product MNEIRFHGDTERWNVYDGEELLCSLRCGDAVMIQVGKHFLPSNLELDTDWYVKFGNSKFWLHRHAKYRVRPLF from the coding sequence ATGAATGAGATACGATTTCATGGAGATACCGAGCGTTGGAACGTGTACGATGGAGAAGAGTTGCTTTGCTCGCTACGTTGTGGTGATGCCGTGATGATTCAAGTAGGAAAGCACTTCTTGCCATCCAACCTTGAGCTCGATACGGACTGGTACGTGAAGTTTGGAAATTCGAAGTTCTGGCTCCACCGACATGCCAAGTACCGCGTCCGACCGCTGTTCTAA
- a CDS encoding transposase has product MYILQESLFSFDVLQKLESKERLPIFFSALDLRPYAKELRSHSPRGADGHCRQGILRALLAAPLENIDTFTGLHHRLDVDLRFRYQCGLRLDREAPSIATLSRVFAELTSKGQAQRLFDDLVVQCKKEGIIDGSHVAIDSAAIHAYEKKQPKRKSERTGNANWGAKFDSFGNKVKWFGYKIHLAVDTTSELPMALSVTPAHVNDGDMAPILIEQVAAGTQVKFFMLDAGYDQLKNYEAARNVKAQAIIPMNLRNEKEPPAGMTSSGTPCCSMGYEMTYWGVDGEYLKFRCPHATGKVDCPLGMAACSSSNYGMVVKVDTKSDLRRYSSPHRDTKRWKELYNERTSVERCNSRLKTYLTADAMHVWGIQKVTTHQYLNAIVLLASALAMARQSKNAAA; this is encoded by the coding sequence TTGTATATTCTCCAAGAAAGTCTATTTTCCTTTGATGTGCTTCAAAAACTTGAATCTAAAGAACGATTGCCTATCTTTTTCAGCGCCCTGGACTTACGCCCCTATGCCAAGGAATTGAGAAGTCATTCACCCCGAGGTGCCGACGGACATTGCAGGCAAGGGATTCTTCGTGCGCTACTTGCTGCCCCGCTTGAGAACATCGATACATTTACGGGTCTACATCATCGTTTGGATGTCGATCTTCGCTTTCGTTATCAATGTGGACTTAGACTGGACCGTGAGGCTCCTTCTATCGCGACTTTAAGCCGCGTGTTCGCTGAGTTAACCAGCAAGGGGCAAGCTCAGCGCCTGTTTGATGATCTCGTTGTACAATGCAAGAAGGAGGGAATCATCGACGGAAGTCATGTGGCGATCGACAGTGCAGCGATTCATGCTTATGAGAAGAAGCAACCGAAACGGAAAAGCGAACGGACTGGCAATGCCAACTGGGGGGCTAAGTTCGATTCGTTTGGCAACAAGGTCAAGTGGTTTGGCTACAAGATTCATCTCGCCGTCGACACAACAAGCGAGCTGCCGATGGCGCTCTCCGTTACACCGGCTCACGTCAATGACGGCGATATGGCTCCGATTCTCATAGAACAAGTGGCTGCGGGTACACAGGTGAAGTTCTTTATGCTTGATGCCGGTTATGACCAGCTTAAAAACTACGAAGCAGCGCGAAATGTAAAGGCGCAGGCGATTATTCCGATGAACCTTCGCAACGAGAAGGAACCACCTGCGGGCATGACATCCAGTGGCACACCCTGTTGCTCGATGGGCTATGAAATGACTTATTGGGGCGTTGATGGAGAATACCTGAAATTCCGCTGTCCCCATGCCACGGGCAAGGTAGACTGTCCGCTTGGGATGGCTGCTTGCTCATCTTCCAACTATGGAATGGTCGTCAAAGTCGATACGAAAAGCGATTTGCGTCGTTATTCAAGTCCACATCGAGACACCAAACGCTGGAAGGAGTTGTATAACGAAAGAACCAGCGTAGAACGATGCAACTCCAGGTTGAAAACCTATCTCACCGCAGACGCCATGCACGTCTGGGGTATTCAAAAGGTGACAACTCACCAATACCTAAACGCCATTGTGTTATTAGCTTCTGCGTTAGCGATGGCTCGTCAATCCAAGAACGCCGCCGCTTAA
- a CDS encoding IS256 family transposase translates to MGLWTKEQLRSFIKENNLVTAQDAQNALKDLFAETLQEMLEAEMDTHLGYSKHDVQNKQTKNSRNGKSKKIVTSEYGDQEIAVPRDRLGEFEPLVVKKHQSNVTGIEDQIVALYAKGVSTREIQDHLQNLYGLEVSPTFISNVTNKIIPLIKEWQNRPLQGVYAVVFLDAIHFKVKQDGAIVNKAAYMVIGIDMDGNKDVLGMWIGENESAKFWLSVLNDLKNRGVQDILITCVDNLTGFSQAISACYPKTEIQKCIIHQIRNSTRYVSYKDLKKVTADLKPIYKAATEEMALLELDRFEETWGAKYPLIVRSWRSNWDELATFFKYPPELRKLIYTTNMIESYHRQLRKVTKGKSIFPSDEALLKMLYLVTMDVTRKWTGRVQNWGQMLLQLSVFFPDRIGQHLP, encoded by the coding sequence ATGGGATTATGGACGAAAGAGCAGCTGCGGAGTTTCATCAAGGAGAATAATCTGGTCACCGCACAGGATGCGCAGAATGCGCTAAAGGACCTGTTTGCCGAAACGCTGCAAGAAATGCTAGAGGCCGAAATGGATACGCACCTGGGCTATAGCAAGCATGACGTGCAGAACAAGCAGACGAAGAACAGTCGCAACGGTAAGAGCAAGAAAATCGTCACTAGCGAGTACGGCGACCAGGAGATTGCCGTGCCACGGGATCGCCTGGGCGAGTTCGAGCCGCTCGTGGTGAAGAAGCATCAGTCCAACGTGACGGGGATCGAGGATCAGATCGTCGCCCTGTACGCCAAAGGCGTCAGCACGCGGGAGATCCAGGACCATCTGCAGAATCTCTATGGTTTGGAGGTCTCGCCAACCTTTATTTCCAATGTCACGAATAAGATCATTCCGCTCATCAAAGAGTGGCAGAATCGGCCGTTGCAGGGCGTATACGCGGTCGTCTTCCTGGACGCCATCCACTTCAAGGTGAAGCAAGACGGGGCGATCGTGAACAAAGCTGCCTACATGGTCATTGGGATCGACATGGACGGCAACAAGGACGTGCTGGGCATGTGGATCGGCGAGAACGAGTCCGCGAAGTTCTGGCTGAGCGTCTTGAACGATCTTAAGAATCGCGGCGTTCAGGACATCCTTATCACCTGTGTCGACAACCTCACGGGCTTCTCCCAGGCGATCTCTGCCTGTTATCCGAAGACGGAGATTCAGAAGTGCATCATCCACCAGATCCGCAACTCCACGCGCTACGTCTCCTACAAGGATCTGAAGAAGGTGACGGCCGATCTGAAGCCCATCTACAAGGCTGCTACGGAGGAAATGGCTCTGCTGGAACTCGACCGCTTTGAGGAGACGTGGGGCGCCAAGTATCCCCTTATTGTCCGCTCATGGCGCAGCAATTGGGACGAACTCGCCACCTTCTTCAAGTATCCGCCTGAGCTTCGTAAGCTCATCTACACGACGAACATGATTGAGAGCTATCATCGCCAATTGCGAAAAGTCACCAAAGGGAAAAGCATCTTCCCAAGCGACGAGGCGCTACTGAAAATGCTGTACTTAGTCACGATGGACGTCACCCGCAAATGGACCGGTCGTGTTCAAAACTGGGGACAGATGCTCCTGCAGCTCTCCGTCTTCTTTCCGGACCGGATCGGCCAGCACTTACCTTGA
- a CDS encoding MmcQ/YjbR family DNA-binding protein, with translation MKAADSPAQTWIAYCLNKKGAALVYPFGADIPVVSVGGKMFASFKDSFMNVKCDPHKAAELREQYAEVTPGYYMNKRHWNSIDLTGRLTKEEVAAWIDHSYELIFQSLKKDVREAIRSL, from the coding sequence ATGAAGGCTGCGGATTCGCCAGCGCAGACATGGATCGCGTATTGCTTGAACAAGAAAGGTGCCGCTCTCGTCTACCCGTTCGGCGCGGATATTCCCGTTGTGAGCGTCGGAGGGAAGATGTTCGCTTCGTTCAAGGATTCGTTCATGAACGTCAAGTGCGATCCGCACAAAGCGGCGGAGCTGCGCGAACAATATGCCGAAGTCACGCCGGGATACTACATGAACAAGCGGCATTGGAATTCAATCGATTTGACCGGCCGATTGACGAAGGAGGAAGTGGCCGCCTGGATCGATCACTCCTATGAGCTGATATTTCAAAGTTTGAAGAAAGACGTTCGAGAGGCGATTCGTTCGCTGTGA
- a CDS encoding uracil-DNA glycosylase, whose product MEHPFELWPEEAAPPDAKHCERCELAGQRSRVIWGEGNPDAPLFLILDNPGAREDREGNPFLCGTRETLQRGMMEAGVPADAVYMTYLLKCRPLRAYDKPEARAACFPHLRLQLQEKQPLVLFGFGNVVAERLLPEKENPSVKELRGVWHEFQGIPIGFTYHPLAVRRRPNLMKFFVEDLVALKDKWTKSMKAD is encoded by the coding sequence ATGGAGCATCCGTTTGAACTGTGGCCGGAAGAAGCGGCGCCGCCCGACGCGAAGCATTGCGAACGCTGCGAACTGGCCGGTCAGCGGTCCCGCGTCATTTGGGGAGAAGGCAATCCCGACGCCCCGCTCTTTCTTATCCTGGATAATCCCGGAGCCCGCGAGGATCGGGAGGGGAACCCGTTTTTGTGCGGGACCCGCGAAACCCTTCAGCGCGGGATGATGGAGGCGGGGGTGCCTGCGGACGCGGTTTATATGACTTATTTGCTTAAATGCCGGCCGCTCCGCGCCTACGACAAGCCGGAGGCTCGGGCCGCGTGTTTTCCGCATTTGCGGTTGCAACTGCAGGAGAAACAGCCCCTTGTCCTGTTCGGCTTCGGAAATGTCGTGGCGGAAAGGTTACTCCCAGAGAAAGAGAATCCCAGCGTTAAGGAACTAAGAGGAGTCTGGCATGAGTTCCAGGGCATCCCCATTGGATTTACCTATCACCCGTTAGCCGTCCGAAGGCGTCCGAACTTGATGAAATTTTTTGTCGAGGATCTGGTTGCGCTTAAAGACAAGTGGACGAAATCGATGAAGGCCGATTGA
- a CDS encoding DNA alkylation repair protein: MGELLKDIYDLHFFDGLIHGLKNEYPAFDGHRFMTGVLSGDWDSLALKQRMRRITEGLVQGLPASYEEALAVLAAVAPHFNGFAYMIFPDFVEARGLDDPDLSIPALERFTPYSSSEFAVRPFIIRYPDRMLKQLELWAQHENEHVRRLASEGCRPRLPWAMSLPPFKRDPVPVLRILEHLKEDSSLYVRRSVANNLNDISKDNPDIVLQLAKEWRGKHPHTDWILKHGCRTLLKKCDADALELFGFIGTDAVAVKDFALEPRTVRIGEEVTMSFCVQNESDKPQKLRVEYKVDFLKSRGTYSSKLFKISEKLYRPGETAVSVSHSFKPMTTRTHYPGEHFISVIVNGKALANQSMLLERGDPPS, encoded by the coding sequence ATGGGGGAATTGCTTAAAGACATCTACGATCTGCATTTTTTCGACGGGCTTATTCACGGTTTAAAAAATGAGTATCCGGCCTTTGACGGCCACCGGTTCATGACCGGGGTGCTGAGCGGCGATTGGGACTCGTTGGCGCTGAAACAGCGCATGCGGCGTATAACCGAAGGCCTCGTTCAAGGTTTGCCCGCATCCTATGAAGAAGCATTGGCTGTATTAGCGGCGGTTGCTCCCCATTTTAACGGCTTTGCGTACATGATCTTTCCGGATTTCGTGGAAGCGAGAGGATTGGACGACCCCGATCTCTCCATCCCGGCCCTGGAGCGCTTCACTCCCTATTCGAGTTCGGAATTTGCGGTGCGCCCGTTCATCATCCGATACCCCGACAGAATGCTGAAGCAATTGGAGCTTTGGGCGCAACATGAAAACGAGCATGTCAGAAGGCTGGCAAGCGAGGGTTGCCGTCCCCGTCTGCCTTGGGCGATGTCTTTGCCGCCATTCAAACGGGATCCCGTCCCCGTTCTCCGCATCCTCGAGCATTTGAAAGAAGACTCTTCCCTGTACGTGCGGCGAAGCGTTGCGAATAACTTAAACGATATTTCAAAGGATAACCCCGATATCGTTCTTCAACTGGCAAAGGAATGGCGAGGGAAACATCCCCATACGGACTGGATCCTTAAACACGGCTGCCGCACTTTGTTAAAAAAATGCGATGCCGATGCTTTGGAGCTTTTCGGTTTTATCGGGACGGATGCCGTAGCGGTAAAAGATTTTGCGCTGGAGCCCCGAACCGTCCGCATAGGCGAAGAAGTCACGATGTCTTTTTGCGTGCAAAACGAGTCCGATAAACCCCAAAAGTTAAGAGTCGAGTACAAGGTCGACTTCTTGAAATCGCGAGGGACGTACTCGTCCAAGCTTTTTAAAATTTCCGAGAAGCTCTACCGGCCCGGAGAGACCGCGGTTAGCGTATCCCACTCCTTTAAACCGATGACGACAAGAACCCATTACCCGGGGGAGCATTTCATTTCGGTGATCGTAAACGGAAAAGCCTTGGCGAACCAATCCATGCTTCTGGAACGAGGCGATCCTCCATCCTAA